A part of Rhodohalobacter barkolensis genomic DNA contains:
- a CDS encoding DUF4293 family protein has product MIQRPQTIFLILTAILNLAVFFTPIYSHAVNDPAAWFGIGMALSLTLPMLIALISIFLYKNRSNQLKWVKIATYLQIVALGFAIGTLFSLGGFGKFLWKEVLSSGIVIFSLASLWQAGRLIKKDEELVQSMDRIR; this is encoded by the coding sequence GTGATTCAAAGACCTCAAACTATATTTCTGATACTGACAGCAATTCTTAACCTCGCTGTTTTCTTTACTCCGATTTACAGTCATGCAGTTAATGACCCCGCAGCTTGGTTTGGGATAGGAATGGCACTCTCTTTAACGTTGCCAATGCTCATTGCCTTAATTTCAATTTTTCTGTACAAAAACAGATCGAATCAATTGAAATGGGTGAAAATCGCCACTTATTTACAGATTGTAGCATTGGGTTTTGCTATAGGTACTCTGTTCTCATTAGGGGGCTTTGGCAAGTTCCTCTGGAAAGAAGTCCTCAGTTCAGGAATTGTAATCTTCTCGTTAGCATCTTTATGGCAAGCCGGCCGTTTGATTAAAAAGGATGAAGAGCTTGTTCAATCTATGGACCGTATACGGTAA
- a CDS encoding transglycosylase SLT domain-containing protein — protein sequence MKAILHENLVKGRVYLLLSLFLTSFLFAVSCSVEENVENEEVEDEASLPVSVLEPVQRDLAEIKESGVLRMITYYSSNTYFLNQGIEVGFEYELVKEFARENDLALEVVIVGADENPFDLLNSGQGDLIAANYTITPERRDIVRFTRPYNLVDQMLVFSSQAPEQPQTLEELSGSGISVSVRRNSSYFSRLQDLIDEGYEIDINIMPDAIDTEAALMQVGEGELMATVADDNMFDAANRYMDGLFPGPKIAERDTIAWAIRQNAPDLESTMNRFLYKHFRFTDDRENPRRSTFLNILRKRYFEESRQIAEFYNPEWQYQTIGIISPYDDIVKSVADSLNLDWLMLTAMIAQESSFNPNSKSWAGAVGLMQVIPRFVETEYEQLYDPVTNIKEGARIIKEHLSHYSYMDSTNQWQMALATYNVGQGHMADARRLVIDQNKNPNEWENVSGALLMLMQRRYYQEARYGFARGIEPVQYVKEIMNRYRTYEAIIALAENQQRGSISNAMISTGLSN from the coding sequence ATGAAGGCAATCTTACATGAAAATTTAGTGAAAGGCAGAGTATATCTCCTGCTTTCTTTATTTCTGACCTCTTTTCTATTTGCTGTTTCTTGCAGTGTAGAAGAGAATGTTGAAAATGAGGAGGTAGAAGATGAAGCATCACTGCCTGTTTCTGTCCTCGAACCCGTTCAACGCGATTTAGCAGAGATAAAAGAGAGCGGTGTATTGCGAATGATTACCTACTACAGTTCCAATACATATTTCTTAAATCAGGGAATTGAAGTTGGATTTGAGTATGAACTGGTAAAAGAGTTCGCAAGAGAGAATGACCTGGCGCTTGAAGTGGTGATAGTAGGTGCTGACGAGAATCCATTCGACCTGTTAAACAGTGGGCAAGGAGATTTGATTGCGGCAAACTACACCATTACGCCGGAACGACGCGATATTGTACGTTTTACACGTCCTTATAACTTGGTGGACCAGATGTTGGTATTTTCATCACAGGCGCCTGAGCAACCCCAAACATTGGAAGAACTTTCAGGATCAGGAATTTCTGTGTCCGTAAGACGGAACAGTTCTTATTTTTCCAGACTCCAGGATTTGATAGACGAAGGGTATGAAATTGATATAAATATTATGCCCGATGCCATTGATACGGAAGCTGCTTTAATGCAGGTTGGCGAAGGTGAGTTGATGGCCACTGTAGCCGACGATAATATGTTTGATGCAGCCAATCGTTATATGGATGGACTCTTCCCGGGGCCAAAAATTGCTGAACGAGACACAATTGCGTGGGCGATCCGTCAAAATGCTCCCGACTTGGAATCAACAATGAATCGATTTCTGTACAAACATTTTAGATTTACTGATGACCGCGAAAATCCAAGAAGATCTACCTTTTTGAATATACTCAGAAAAAGATATTTCGAAGAGAGTAGACAAATTGCGGAGTTTTACAATCCGGAATGGCAGTACCAAACCATAGGAATAATTTCGCCTTATGACGATATCGTAAAATCAGTTGCGGATTCCCTGAATTTGGATTGGTTGATGCTGACAGCTATGATTGCTCAGGAATCAAGTTTTAATCCGAACAGCAAAAGCTGGGCCGGAGCAGTAGGTTTGATGCAGGTTATTCCAAGATTTGTAGAAACGGAATACGAGCAGCTCTATGATCCGGTTACAAATATTAAAGAGGGTGCACGAATTATTAAAGAGCATTTGAGTCATTACTCCTATATGGACAGTACCAATCAATGGCAGATGGCTTTAGCTACGTATAATGTTGGTCAGGGGCACATGGCCGATGCACGTCGTTTGGTGATTGACCAGAATAAAAATCCCAATGAGTGGGAAAATGTGTCAGGTGCTCTGCTGATGTTGATGCAGCGCAGGTACTATCAAGAGGCTCGTTATGGGTTTGCCAGGGGTATTGAACCGGTGCAGTATGTGAAGGAGATAATGAACCGATACAGAACGTATGAGGCCATTATTGCTCTGGCAGAAAATCAACAAAGAGGCAGCATATCCAATGCGATGATCAGTACGGGATTGTCTAATTAA
- a CDS encoding outer membrane protein: MKKLLFAILSIGFLFAFTEQVSAQWSIGASYETRNEDPTNGFGLRVERSILSMVPVVDFNMRAHFSFFNDDAVVTRDDQNFSGDVEAYDFGLALTAGAKLALIKPYIGLGVGSENYSFEGQTNFDETNLFWNGFGGIELALLPMISPFVEYRISNISGSDQINFDNVSRLALGVSLRF; the protein is encoded by the coding sequence ATGAAAAAGCTATTATTTGCAATTTTAAGTATCGGTTTTCTATTTGCATTTACTGAACAGGTAAGTGCACAGTGGTCAATCGGTGCCAGTTACGAAACAAGAAATGAGGATCCAACAAATGGATTTGGCTTACGAGTTGAAAGAAGTATCCTTTCAATGGTACCGGTTGTAGACTTCAATATGAGAGCTCACTTCAGCTTTTTTAATGATGACGCTGTAGTAACGAGAGACGATCAGAATTTTAGCGGTGATGTTGAAGCCTACGATTTCGGTTTGGCACTCACTGCCGGAGCCAAATTGGCCCTAATCAAGCCGTATATTGGTCTTGGTGTCGGTTCTGAAAACTACAGTTTTGAAGGTCAGACTAATTTTGACGAAACAAATCTGTTTTGGAATGGATTTGGCGGAATTGAGTTAGCGTTATTGCCAATGATCAGTCCGTTTGTGGAGTACAGAATTTCCAACATTTCCGGTTCAGATCAAATAAACTTTGATAATGTAAGCCGGCTGGCTCTTGGTGTTTCGCTTCGATTCTGA
- a CDS encoding SpoIIE family protein phosphatase has product MSQSNKELQNRFEMKTVLETSRMLIESRSSDFVLNNLLLIIMGKLLSAKAAVLFYDPIKKIYKIEKAKGLKNISEGDQVKISLKESQKNCSHITYNDFSDQLPKLAENMENSIFFPLRTSNQHIGFLFIGPKATQKPFAPHELEFAESLCIISSVALSNSLLFDELKNTNRKLDRRIHELNTLFDLSKEFNLLTDREKISSIFKFALLGQLFIRTFFLVYKTPDKNTLLASSGIKKSFDQQEIDTLFELCPTEVKAVDDHCYDKVESLETNQITNIIGISIQGEKVAVIGVGERLNKETYTETDFNFLKSLSNLAVVSIQKTFLLEERIDKERMEEELSIAKSIQRGLLPDPIPTIKGVDLAAQTISSREVGGDYFDIAETPDGSTIFAIGDVTGKGVPAAMLMANLQSMLHVLLPVDIGLNEATERINDLIFKNTPSDKFITFFWAKYFKDSNVFRYVNAGHNPPILLRDKSDQIEELTEGGLLLGAMETISPYDQTDIQLYSGDMIVCYTDGVNEAMNQHQEEFGEERLYELILNNRHLSSQDLMNKILSDVREFAKNKLGDDLTLLILKIN; this is encoded by the coding sequence ATGTCTCAATCCAATAAAGAGCTCCAAAACCGGTTTGAAATGAAGACGGTGCTCGAAACCAGCAGAATGCTCATTGAGTCGCGCAGCAGTGATTTCGTACTCAATAATCTGCTGCTTATCATAATGGGCAAGCTGTTGTCCGCCAAAGCCGCTGTTCTTTTTTATGATCCAATCAAAAAAATTTACAAAATTGAAAAAGCGAAAGGGCTAAAGAATATTTCCGAAGGTGACCAGGTTAAAATTAGCCTTAAAGAGTCTCAAAAAAACTGTTCTCATATTACATATAATGACTTTTCAGATCAGCTGCCAAAACTAGCTGAAAATATGGAAAACAGTATTTTTTTCCCTCTTCGAACCAGCAATCAGCACATCGGGTTTCTTTTTATTGGCCCCAAAGCCACACAAAAACCATTTGCACCTCATGAGCTTGAATTTGCTGAAAGCCTCTGTATTATCTCGTCAGTTGCTCTATCCAACTCACTCCTCTTTGATGAACTTAAGAATACGAACCGTAAGCTGGACCGACGAATTCATGAATTAAACACGCTCTTTGATCTATCAAAAGAGTTTAATTTACTGACTGACCGAGAGAAAATTTCCAGCATTTTTAAATTTGCCCTCCTGGGTCAGTTATTCATCAGAACTTTTTTCCTGGTTTATAAAACCCCGGATAAAAACACCCTGCTTGCATCGAGCGGTATTAAGAAGAGTTTTGATCAGCAGGAAATTGATACACTATTCGAACTATGCCCCACCGAGGTGAAGGCTGTTGATGATCACTGCTACGATAAAGTTGAATCTCTCGAGACCAACCAGATCACAAACATCATCGGGATTTCCATTCAAGGTGAAAAAGTTGCTGTAATTGGAGTCGGTGAACGACTCAACAAAGAGACTTATACAGAAACAGATTTCAATTTTCTAAAGTCTCTTTCAAACCTGGCAGTGGTTTCCATTCAAAAAACATTCTTACTCGAAGAGCGTATCGACAAAGAGAGAATGGAAGAGGAACTGTCTATTGCAAAATCTATCCAGCGAGGCTTACTCCCCGACCCGATTCCAACAATTAAAGGGGTTGATCTTGCAGCACAAACCATTTCATCCCGGGAGGTAGGAGGAGACTATTTTGACATTGCCGAAACACCTGATGGAAGCACAATCTTTGCGATTGGAGATGTAACCGGGAAAGGGGTTCCTGCGGCCATGTTAATGGCAAACCTTCAATCCATGTTACACGTTCTGTTACCTGTCGATATCGGGTTGAATGAAGCAACAGAACGAATTAACGATCTTATCTTTAAAAATACGCCGAGTGATAAATTCATTACATTTTTCTGGGCCAAGTATTTTAAAGATTCCAACGTATTCAGATATGTAAATGCCGGACACAATCCACCCATTCTTCTTCGAGATAAATCTGATCAGATAGAAGAGCTCACAGAGGGTGGGCTTTTATTGGGAGCAATGGAAACCATCTCTCCGTATGATCAAACCGACATCCAATTATACAGTGGAGATATGATTGTATGCTATACAGATGGTGTAAACGAAGCCATGAATCAACATCAGGAAGAGTTTGGAGAAGAGCGGCTTTACGAGTTAATCCTAAACAACAGACATCTTTCATCTCAGGATTTAATGAACAAAATTTTATCTGATGTTCGTGAATTCGCTAAAAACAAGCTGGGTGATGATCTGACCCTATTGATACTAAAAATTAATTAG
- a CDS encoding DMT family transporter: MSNSPQNDVPITKVVLLLFAGLLTFGFAPIMVRFATDVEPLALAAMRTGFSALLLLPFWLPKRMSLQKLKGLGVKNYLLVAAGISLGLHFTLWIASLHYTSVASASVLVTIHPVMLIVAESVFFKSKFRPIVWLGVVIAFSGSVLLGLADDTQMNQFPQAVLGNTLAFSSAVIFVVYFMLGRKIRQHTEWIDYVFYVYTYAAITCVILTVLWVGGIPAITTISILVGLGLAIGPTILGHGAMNYAVKYISPTLLSTLVLSEAVVAAIAAFFIFGEVPSGFSIVAMLIIVFGVTLTWMKRMSRPT; this comes from the coding sequence TTGAGTAATTCACCACAGAATGATGTTCCCATCACGAAGGTAGTTTTACTGCTCTTTGCAGGCCTTCTTACATTTGGGTTTGCTCCTATCATGGTTCGTTTTGCTACGGATGTTGAGCCTCTGGCGCTTGCAGCAATGCGCACAGGTTTTTCCGCACTGTTATTACTTCCATTCTGGCTGCCAAAACGGATGTCTTTGCAAAAACTGAAGGGTTTGGGAGTAAAGAATTATCTTTTAGTTGCAGCGGGAATTAGTCTGGGGCTCCATTTCACTCTTTGGATCGCTTCGCTCCACTATACTTCTGTTGCGTCAGCCTCAGTGTTGGTAACCATCCATCCTGTAATGTTGATCGTTGCTGAAAGTGTATTTTTTAAATCAAAATTCAGGCCGATAGTTTGGCTTGGGGTAGTGATCGCCTTTTCCGGATCTGTTTTGCTCGGTTTGGCAGACGATACACAAATGAACCAGTTTCCACAGGCAGTTCTTGGTAATACGCTGGCCTTTTCATCTGCTGTAATTTTTGTGGTGTATTTTATGCTGGGTCGTAAGATCAGACAGCACACTGAGTGGATCGACTATGTGTTTTACGTTTATACTTATGCCGCCATCACCTGTGTTATTTTAACAGTGCTTTGGGTGGGTGGAATACCGGCAATAACAACCATCTCTATTTTGGTAGGTTTAGGTTTGGCGATTGGCCCAACAATTTTGGGTCATGGAGCTATGAATTACGCTGTAAAGTACATCTCCCCAACACTGTTATCTACATTGGTTTTGTCTGAAGCAGTGGTTGCAGCAATTGCGGCCTTTTTTATTTTTGGTGAGGTTCCGTCAGGCTTTTCTATCGTTGCGATGCTGATTATTGTTTTTGGGGTGACTCTTACCTGGATGAAAAGAATGAGTCGTCCAACGTAA
- a CDS encoding STAS domain-containing protein, whose amino-acid sequence MKNFKINHRESSGLDVLDLHGELDAHTASQLEESLKLLINSNKSNIIVNCSELDYIASAGLGVFMAYIEDVRSSGGDIKLTNMNERVYNVFDLLGFPTLYDILEDEQDAVERFSNEN is encoded by the coding sequence ATGAAGAATTTTAAAATTAACCACCGGGAATCTTCGGGATTAGACGTGTTGGATCTTCATGGAGAGTTGGATGCACACACCGCTTCTCAACTGGAGGAATCTCTAAAACTCCTCATAAACAGTAACAAATCGAATATCATTGTCAATTGCAGTGAACTCGACTACATCGCAAGTGCCGGGCTTGGAGTATTTATGGCCTATATTGAGGATGTGAGATCCAGCGGCGGAGACATCAAACTGACTAACATGAACGAACGGGTCTACAATGTTTTTGACCTGCTCGGCTTTCCTACTCTCTATGATATTCTCGAGGACGAACAAGACGCTGTTGAACGATTTTCAAACGAAAATTAA
- the fabF gene encoding beta-ketoacyl-ACP synthase II has translation MNDTRVVITGLGALTPLGNTVADYWENAVNGKSGAAPITKFNPEKFPTHFACEVKGFDPKSRLDRNEIKRSDLFTQYGLYASAEAIEDSGLDLDKESPFDMGVIWGTGQGGMGTFEDEMKNYVKNDFNPRFSPFFVPRLIPNMASGLISMKFGLMGPNYTTISACASSNTAIMDAFNYIKLGKAKAFVAGGSEAPITEATIGGFTAMKAMSTRNDSPETASRPFDPERDGFVMGEGACALILEEYEHAKARGANIYAEVCGAAMTADAYHLTATHPEGLGALRGMRLAMEEAGVNPEDVDYINTHTTSTPVGDISETKAVSKLYENSSSRPVISATKSMTGHLLGAAGAAEAVLSVLAVKNDVIPPTINTKTIDPEIPKNIDIVLGDARETKVDVSMSNNFGFGGHNAIAMFKKV, from the coding sequence ATGAACGATACACGAGTTGTGATTACGGGCCTTGGAGCCCTCACCCCATTGGGAAATACCGTTGCCGATTACTGGGAAAATGCTGTAAATGGCAAAAGTGGGGCTGCACCCATCACCAAATTTAACCCGGAAAAATTTCCAACTCACTTCGCTTGCGAAGTAAAGGGTTTCGACCCGAAAAGCCGCCTCGACAGAAACGAGATTAAACGCTCCGATCTGTTTACACAATACGGGCTATACGCTTCAGCTGAAGCAATAGAAGATTCCGGACTAGACCTCGATAAAGAGTCACCATTTGACATGGGTGTCATCTGGGGTACCGGCCAGGGAGGCATGGGAACGTTTGAAGACGAGATGAAAAACTATGTCAAAAATGATTTTAATCCGCGTTTCAGTCCGTTCTTTGTACCTCGCCTGATTCCAAACATGGCTTCCGGATTGATCTCCATGAAGTTTGGTTTAATGGGGCCTAACTACACCACGATATCGGCTTGCGCAAGCTCAAACACAGCCATTATGGATGCTTTCAACTACATTAAGTTGGGCAAGGCCAAAGCATTTGTTGCCGGCGGATCAGAGGCCCCAATTACCGAGGCGACCATTGGCGGATTTACAGCCATGAAAGCGATGAGTACTCGAAACGACTCTCCCGAAACCGCATCCCGTCCATTCGATCCCGAACGCGATGGATTTGTAATGGGTGAAGGTGCATGCGCATTAATATTAGAAGAGTATGAACATGCCAAAGCGCGGGGAGCAAATATCTATGCTGAAGTATGTGGTGCGGCAATGACGGCAGATGCCTATCACCTTACGGCAACGCACCCTGAAGGACTCGGTGCACTGCGTGGGATGAGGCTTGCCATGGAAGAAGCCGGAGTGAATCCCGAAGATGTGGACTATATCAATACTCACACCACGTCAACTCCGGTTGGTGATATCAGTGAAACCAAAGCCGTTTCCAAACTGTATGAAAATAGCAGTTCCCGACCGGTAATCAGTGCCACAAAATCGATGACCGGTCACCTTCTTGGCGCTGCAGGTGCCGCAGAGGCTGTACTTTCAGTTCTAGCTGTTAAGAATGATGTTATTCCTCCAACCATCAACACCAAGACAATTGACCCCGAAATTCCGAAAAACATCGATATTGTTTTAGGGGATGCACGGGAGACAAAAGTGGATGTATCCATGAGCAATAATTTCGGCTTTGGCGGTCACAACGCGATTGCCATGTTCAAAAAAGTGTAA
- a CDS encoding site-2 protease family protein, protein MSASLQLGRFAGIKVQIHWTFWLLFLFIGFMVLSNDGSYADLFWNFAFITALFICVVLHEFGHALAARRYGVGTRNITLFPIGGVANLKDMPENPKEEFIIAIAGPLVNVVIALLLWMVVPLDQFLVDDPEMLEEQLVSINAQNFLFYLFAINVALVAFNMIPAFPMDGGRVFRAILATRMSRVQATKAATALGKFLALLFFLFGLFSNIILAVIAVFIYFGAHSENIMIQQISLLEGNDIEDAMITDFTILKPDDTLQVAIDRILSSTEQDFIVQENDNVVGILFMSDLAQAVREKGKQTVVSEVMEQNIITLNAGDPLPSAYREFKRGNKNFFPVMDNGEIVGVLDMNNINEFLTFRAAHDY, encoded by the coding sequence ATGAGCGCTTCATTACAACTTGGTAGATTTGCAGGAATTAAGGTTCAGATTCACTGGACATTCTGGCTTCTCTTCCTTTTTATCGGGTTTATGGTTCTTTCCAATGATGGATCATACGCAGATCTCTTCTGGAATTTTGCCTTTATCACCGCACTTTTCATTTGTGTTGTACTCCACGAATTTGGTCACGCACTGGCTGCTAGACGATACGGTGTTGGAACCCGAAACATCACCCTGTTCCCCATCGGTGGCGTTGCCAATTTGAAGGATATGCCCGAAAATCCTAAAGAAGAATTTATTATTGCCATTGCCGGACCTTTGGTGAATGTTGTCATTGCTCTTTTACTTTGGATGGTGGTTCCACTTGATCAATTTTTAGTTGATGATCCGGAAATGCTGGAAGAGCAGTTAGTCAGTATCAATGCACAAAATTTTCTTTTCTACCTGTTTGCCATCAATGTGGCGCTCGTTGCATTTAATATGATACCTGCATTTCCCATGGATGGTGGACGTGTTTTCAGAGCAATTCTTGCAACCCGAATGAGCCGGGTTCAGGCTACAAAGGCTGCAACCGCACTGGGTAAATTTTTAGCACTGCTCTTTTTTCTTTTTGGGCTGTTTTCAAACATTATCCTTGCCGTTATAGCTGTTTTCATCTACTTCGGAGCTCACTCAGAAAATATCATGATTCAGCAGATAAGCCTGCTGGAGGGAAATGACATAGAAGATGCCATGATTACTGATTTTACTATACTAAAACCTGACGATACACTTCAAGTTGCCATTGATCGAATTCTTTCCAGTACAGAGCAGGATTTTATCGTTCAGGAAAATGATAATGTGGTAGGCATTCTTTTTATGTCTGATCTTGCACAAGCCGTTCGAGAGAAGGGAAAACAGACTGTGGTTTCTGAAGTTATGGAACAGAACATCATTACGCTGAATGCCGGCGATCCGCTTCCATCAGCCTACCGTGAGTTCAAACGCGGTAATAAGAACTTTTTCCCGGTCATGGATAATGGAGAAATCGTAGGCGTTTTGGATATGAATAATATCAACGAATTTCTGACATTCCGTGCCGCCCACGATTATTAA
- the mscL gene encoding large-conductance mechanosensitive channel protein MscL, whose amino-acid sequence MRLLKDFKSFAMRGNVLDLAVAVVIGAAFGRIVTSFVNDVLMPPIGLLLGGIDFTEFVLTLKRATGDAAAVTINYGSFIQNIVDFTIIAFAIFMVIQAFERMKRKEEVKPTPPPAPSAEEKLLTEIRDLLKEK is encoded by the coding sequence ATGAGACTATTGAAGGATTTTAAATCATTTGCCATGCGTGGCAATGTACTGGATCTTGCAGTTGCAGTTGTTATCGGTGCGGCATTCGGGAGGATTGTAACCTCTTTCGTAAATGATGTATTAATGCCACCCATCGGATTGCTTCTGGGCGGTATAGACTTTACGGAGTTTGTATTAACGCTAAAAAGGGCAACGGGCGATGCGGCTGCAGTTACTATCAACTACGGGTCGTTTATTCAAAATATCGTTGATTTCACAATCATTGCATTTGCTATCTTTATGGTGATCCAAGCCTTTGAGAGAATGAAAAGGAAAGAAGAGGTTAAACCTACTCCACCGCCTGCACCTTCAGCAGAAGAGAAGTTACTGACTGAAATACGGGATTTGCTAAAAGAGAAGTAG
- a CDS encoding SPOR domain-containing protein, whose protein sequence is MKTILTFLGTAIFAITLIAGCGPSEEELQQQQLERQQAERDSLERVYEAQMEQMVQDSIAQVRQDSIAEAERQNQFEFSDSGNFAVQVQSWRSKEKADQELSEWKDRGFDNAFVVQYGDEETGDVWYRVRIGRVETEDMAKNLQDKLADEYDAQSWISRLN, encoded by the coding sequence ATGAAAACAATATTAACATTTTTGGGTACAGCCATTTTTGCAATCACACTCATTGCGGGGTGTGGTCCAAGTGAAGAGGAGTTGCAGCAACAGCAACTGGAACGTCAACAAGCTGAAAGAGATTCACTTGAGCGGGTCTATGAAGCTCAAATGGAGCAGATGGTTCAAGATAGCATAGCACAGGTGCGTCAGGACAGCATTGCAGAGGCAGAACGGCAAAATCAATTTGAATTCAGCGACAGTGGAAATTTTGCTGTTCAGGTTCAATCATGGAGATCTAAGGAAAAAGCAGATCAGGAATTAAGTGAGTGGAAAGACAGAGGCTTCGATAATGCTTTTGTTGTACAGTATGGAGATGAAGAAACCGGTGATGTTTGGTACCGGGTACGAATTGGTAGGGTTGAGACCGAGGATATGGCAAAAAATCTACAGGATAAGCTGGCTGATGAGTACGATGCGCAATCCTGGATTTCCAGACTTAATTAG
- a CDS encoding ATP-binding protein gives MNKTATYRITVNASTENLSEVRDFIALHAKKQGFSRKEVSDLQLAVDEAYTNIIKHAYKNSNNENVEINLSFDPDKLCISLFDSGNSFKPESYDLPDIRKKMKERKRGGMGVYLIHQLMDSVSYHAQPDKNEIRLCKKRT, from the coding sequence TTGAATAAAACGGCCACATATCGAATTACAGTAAATGCATCTACAGAAAACCTTTCCGAGGTGCGCGACTTTATTGCATTACATGCAAAAAAGCAGGGATTCTCAAGGAAAGAGGTGTCTGATTTACAGCTTGCCGTAGATGAAGCCTATACAAATATTATTAAACACGCCTATAAAAATAGTAATAACGAGAATGTAGAAATTAATCTTTCTTTCGATCCCGATAAACTTTGCATCAGTCTGTTTGATAGCGGAAATAGCTTCAAACCGGAAAGTTATGATTTGCCCGATATTCGCAAAAAAATGAAAGAGAGAAAACGCGGGGGTATGGGTGTTTACCTGATACACCAGTTAATGGACAGCGTATCCTATCACGCTCAGCCTGACAAGAATGAAATCCGACTTTGCAAAAAAAGAACGTAA
- a CDS encoding ABC transporter ATP-binding protein, which produces MLLEVKNIEKSFEKGNPVVNDVSFSVGENEIFALLGPSGCGKTTTLRMISGFERSDKGSIALEGKEISSNSVHVSPQKRGIGFVFQDYALFPHMSALDNVAFGLTSLPKFKRKVFAEEVLCRTGMGDYKHRSPAELSGGQQQRVALARAIAPEPKLVLLDEPFSNLDAMLRESTRKEVRSIIKKAGMSAILVTHDQEEALSFADRIAVMNDGKIEQIGTPEEVYYKPKTKFVAQFLGRTNLFEGDVDDTDCIDTNLGCLQLNCRAKGRVTCSIRPEHLTIERPNGSNTSLNRCKRGIVISREFKGHDITYHVECGGERYIVHTDNRVVFETNEEVMVKPLEPAVVLTGA; this is translated from the coding sequence ATGCTATTAGAAGTAAAAAATATTGAAAAATCATTCGAAAAGGGGAATCCTGTCGTAAATGATGTTTCATTTTCTGTTGGCGAAAATGAAATTTTTGCTCTGCTTGGTCCCAGTGGTTGTGGTAAAACAACTACATTGAGAATGATTTCAGGATTTGAGAGATCAGACAAAGGCTCTATTGCACTTGAAGGGAAAGAGATTTCATCAAATAGTGTCCACGTATCTCCCCAAAAGAGAGGGATTGGTTTTGTATTTCAGGACTATGCCCTTTTTCCACACATGTCTGCTCTTGATAATGTAGCATTTGGTTTAACCAGCCTGCCGAAGTTTAAACGAAAAGTATTTGCCGAAGAGGTTTTGTGTCGCACGGGAATGGGTGACTATAAACACCGGAGCCCGGCAGAACTGTCTGGCGGGCAGCAGCAACGAGTGGCGCTAGCCAGAGCAATTGCCCCGGAACCGAAGCTCGTTCTTTTGGATGAACCATTTTCAAACCTGGATGCAATGTTGCGTGAATCTACCCGGAAAGAGGTCAGGTCAATCATCAAAAAAGCCGGAATGAGCGCAATTCTGGTGACTCACGATCAGGAAGAGGCTCTTTCTTTTGCTGATCGGATTGCCGTAATGAATGACGGTAAAATTGAACAGATCGGAACTCCTGAAGAGGTCTATTATAAGCCGAAAACAAAATTTGTAGCACAATTTTTAGGTCGGACAAATTTATTTGAGGGAGACGTAGACGATACAGATTGCATTGATACAAATTTAGGGTGTTTACAGTTGAATTGCCGGGCAAAAGGACGTGTAACTTGTTCAATTCGTCCGGAGCATCTTACCATAGAGCGTCCAAATGGGAGTAATACTTCTCTAAACAGGTGTAAAAGAGGCATAGTAATATCAAGAGAGTTTAAAGGTCATGACATTACCTATCATGTGGAGTGTGGTGGGGAACGATATATTGTACACACCGACAATAGGGTGGTTTTTGAGACCAACGAAGAGGTGATGGTAAAACCATTGGAGCCTGCTGTTGTTCTTACAGGTGCTTAA